The following nucleotide sequence is from Actinomycetota bacterium.
CGACCGTGATGCCCTTCGACCCGAGCAGGGAGGCGTACATGTCGATCAGGCGCCTCTGGCCGACCGCGGCCGCCGCTTGCAGCCCGGGCATGTCGGTGGGTCGGCCGGTGAGGCCTAGCGCCTGCATTCCGGAGGCGATGGCGCCCGATGAGACGATCAGACAGTGGATGCCCTGCGAGGACAGCGCCGCCACCTGGTCGGTGACCTTGCGCATCCGCCGGCGATCCGGTTCGCCGTCGGGACCGGTGAGCGAGGTGGTCCCCAGCTTCACCACTACCCGGCGGATTTTCACCGGCTGCCCCTTTTGACCTTGGTCTCCCCCTCGGTGTCGTACGCCTCCAGCGGAGCGGAGCCCTTGGGCCACCAGCTGAAGACCGACTTGCCGATTCTCACCTCGTCCCCGTGCTCGGCGCCCGCCTTGCCGAGAAGAGTCTCGACGCCGGCCCGGTCGATGCGGTTCTGCAGGTAGGCGACTGCCTCGGGGTTGTTGAGGTCGGTCATGGCCACCCACCGCAGCAGCGAACCACCGGTAACCCGCCAGCCGTTGCCCTCCCGCACGACCTTTATGGGGTCGGGGGTGGTCTTGAACAGCTCGAAGCCCTGCGGGCGAGACCGCTCTTCCCGGTACTCGGTGACCACCTGGGCCAGCTTTTTGGTGAGCGGGTAGAGCCCGGTGCCGTCGGCCGCCGAGATGACGAACGCGTCGATCCCCCGCTTGGCAAACTCGGCCTTTACCTCGTTCGCCCGCTCCTCGCCGGCGACGTCGACCTTGTTCAGGGCGACGATGACCGGGCGCTCGGTGAGGTCCTCCCGGAACTTGCGCAGCTCCTCGGAGACGATGTCGAAGCTCTCCAGCGGGTCGCGGTGCTCGACGGACAGGTCGATCAGGTGCACGAACGCGGCGGAGCGCATGGCGTGCCGCAGGAACTTGAGGCCCAGGCCCTTGCCCTCGGCGGCGCCTTCGATCAGGCCGGGGACGTCGCAGACGGTGAAGACCATGTCGCCGCTGCTGACCACGCCGAGCGACGGCTCCAGGGTGGTGAAGGGGTAGTCGGCCACCTTGGGCTTCGCCTCGGAGAGGGAGCCGACCAGGGTGGACTTGCCCACGTTCGGCAGGCCGATGATCGCAACGTCGGCGATCATCTGCAGCTCAAGGCGCAGCCAGTACTCCTGGCCGGGCTCGCCGAGCTCGCCGAAGCTCGGCGCCCTGCGCTGAGACGAGATGAATTTGGCGTTGCCGCGGCCCCCGCGGCCGCCCTTGGCGACGATGATCCGGTCGCCCGGGGACGCGAGGTCGGCCAGGACCTGGCCGTTGTCGTCCTTGATGAGGGTGCCGGGCGGAACCTTGAGCACCAGGTCCGGGGAGCCGGCGCCGGTGCAGTTGTTCCGGCCGCCCTGCAGGCCGGCCTTGGCGATTTGGTGGGGGTGGTTCTTCAGCCAGGAAAGGGAGTTGATGCCGGTGTCGGCCTCGAGGACTACCGAGCCCCCGTTGCCGCCGTTGCCGCCGTCGGGCGCGCCCCGGGGCTGGTACTTCTGCTTGTGGAACGAGACGGCACCGTTCCCTCCTTTGCCGGAGGCAACGTAGATGTGTGCTTCATCGACAAGCATGGGTTACCGCCTATGGGAGAGAAACCTAAAGAGAAAGTGTAGGGTGCCGCGGCCTCCGAAGGAGGGAAGGGCTACTTTTCTTCGGGTGGGATGACGCTGACGAGGTGCCGGTTGGCCCGGTGGTGGTACTTGACGGCGCCGTCCGACAGTGCAAAAAGCGTGTCGTCCTTGCCTTTGCCGACCAGCACGCCCGGGTGGATGCGGGTGCCGCGCTGCCGAACCAGGATCGATCCGGCGGTGACAACCTGTCCGCCGAACACCTTTACCCCCAGACGCTGAGCGTTGGAGTCTCTGCCGTTTCGTGACGCTGACGCGCCCTTTTTGTGTGCCATTACTTCTCCACGGTATCAGAATCGGCGGAGTCGGACGCCTTGGCCGGCTCGGCCTTTTCGGTCTTCTTCGCCTTGCTGTCGCCGATGGAGGTGATCTCGATCAGGGAATACTGCTGGCGGTGACCGGTCTTGGAGGCGTAGCCCGACTTGTTGCGGTACTTGAAGACGGTGATCTTGTCACCCTTGGTGTCTCCAACCACCTTCACGCCCACCTTGAAGTCGGCGAGCTTGTCCGCACCCGAGATCGCATTGCCGTTGTCGTCGACTACAAACAGCGGCGTGAGCGTCAGGGTGGGGTCGTCGCCCTTGAACTTGATGCGCTCGACCTCGATGACATCACCGGCGGCTACCTTGTACTGCTTACCGCCCGTCTTAATGACCGCGTACATGAAAAGACCTCTTTTTCCTTGTTCCCGGGCGCGAGCCAAACCGAATGAGGGCCCGACGATGCCGGATGGATTAGCTACAGCATACCAACCGTAGCTCAGAGGCGCTTCTCGTCCTGTGCTACGGCAGGCGGGGCAGGATGTAGTTGGCGAGGAAGTACAGGATGATGATCGTCATCACCAGGATGAATCCGTACTTCACCAGAGCGTAGTTGGCGAGTCCGTCGTTGCGGGACGACGTGTGGACTACCCTCTGCTCGACGGGCT
It contains:
- the obgE gene encoding GTPase ObgE — protein: MLVDEAHIYVASGKGGNGAVSFHKQKYQPRGAPDGGNGGNGGSVVLEADTGINSLSWLKNHPHQIAKAGLQGGRNNCTGAGSPDLVLKVPPGTLIKDDNGQVLADLASPGDRIIVAKGGRGGRGNAKFISSQRRAPSFGELGEPGQEYWLRLELQMIADVAIIGLPNVGKSTLVGSLSEAKPKVADYPFTTLEPSLGVVSSGDMVFTVCDVPGLIEGAAEGKGLGLKFLRHAMRSAAFVHLIDLSVEHRDPLESFDIVSEELRKFREDLTERPVIVALNKVDVAGEERANEVKAEFAKRGIDAFVISAADGTGLYPLTKKLAQVVTEYREERSRPQGFELFKTTPDPIKVVREGNGWRVTGGSLLRWVAMTDLNNPEAVAYLQNRIDRAGVETLLGKAGAEHGDEVRIGKSVFSWWPKGSAPLEAYDTEGETKVKRGSR
- the rplU gene encoding 50S ribosomal protein L21; the protein is MYAVIKTGGKQYKVAAGDVIEVERIKFKGDDPTLTLTPLFVVDDNGNAISGADKLADFKVGVKVVGDTKGDKITVFKYRNKSGYASKTGHRQQYSLIEITSIGDSKAKKTEKAEPAKASDSADSDTVEK
- the rpmA gene encoding 50S ribosomal protein L27, producing the protein MAHKKGASASRNGRDSNAQRLGVKVFGGQVVTAGSILVRQRGTRIHPGVLVGKGKDDTLFALSDGAVKYHHRANRHLVSVIPPEEK